Genomic window (Oncorhynchus mykiss isolate Arlee chromosome 21, USDA_OmykA_1.1, whole genome shotgun sequence):
gagagagtaaaatgttggcaagcaataaacatttcagaacaacaaTGACTGAATTACTATCCTTACACTTTCAAAAATATTAGttgaataagacatgggagagatgacgaaTTTTGACAAAGACATTTATTTATAGACTACAAAATAAACTGCAGACAAAAATGATTTCTGCTACTAAGATCAGTGAAATGTGGGATAAACTGACAACGGAGTGAACagcagaaatctcaactagcaagtAAATTGCAGCAGTGAAGAACGAGCAGGGGGGAGATTCTGTCAGGGGGGAGATTTCTGTCAGGGGGGAGATTTCTGTCAGGGGGGAGATTTCAGTCAGGGGGGAGATTTCAGTCAGGGGGGAGATTTCAGTCAGGGGGGAGATTTCAGTCAGGGGGGAGATTTCTGTCAGGGGGGAGATTTTCAGTACCACACCAGCACACCTAGAGCGGTGTTTTGAACAGGGCGGCATTTTccgagctaaactgaccaagacgcaCATCCAACAAAACATAACACCTCACATTGTTCTGCCCCAAAACAATGATACTTGGCTAATCTATCCCTATTAATTGAGCTTTCTGAAAAGTGTATATGTTTAAACCCAGGCAGCTTTTAGGGAAGCAATTATGTTGTTGAGTTCAGCAACGGATGAGAAGCCAGCAGTTAAAGCTGACATTTTTCTACTTCGTGGAGTCTCTGTCTGGGTGGAAAGGTATGTTTTGAAACTGCCATGCTTAGATTCATAATGTCTAATATTTAATGATTTGCAAACAGTAACCGTTTCGTTGCAAACAAGACACTCTGGTTTGATATAGGAGAAATATGGTAAGAATACATATTCCTCTGTCCATTCTTCCCTGACACTTCTATTTGCATTTCCACCTTTCTTTTGAAACTTTTTCAGTGACATTTTGTCTTGATTGCAATCAACGCACAAAGGAAAATAACTaaataatttaatagagacattagTGATTTTAGCAGTGTAATCAGATTGAAAATATTAGGATATGTTTTTGACATTATATAGCCTAGTAACCAGATGTGTTAAAATGTGTTTAATTTGTAGTTTAATCATGAATGGGACCTCTATAATGTTCTGTTCTACAACTATTAGCTGAGAAAAAAACTGGCCTAAGGCCAAACCTATTGCCAACCCCTGCATTACACTATTCTAGGTTAAGGGGATAGTGGCCATTGTTTTTGTCTTGCCTAGGGCAGCAGAACGTCCAGAACCGGTCCTGTTAGGCCCATGCATTGTTTTAGTACACGCATGTTCACACATAGGAGGTTCCATACTGGGAAGAAATGACATCTACTTTAACTCCTGGTCATAACTATACATTAGTAACTGTTTGTTGTATAAATATGTATACCCATGTCAGATTCTTATTGTGTTTGTTTGAAAGTTAGTGTACAGTCTCTGAATGAACCCCCTGGTTTGGGCTTGGCCACACAAGACTGGATTGCACTGATGCAGCCTACTTGTTACAAAGCCTGAGGAATCAACTTGTTCCGTTCTTTCTCCCAGTGTGTGGGTATCAACTGACCATGATGACATTGAGAAGGTAGCCAAGACATGGGGAGCTCAGGTTCACCGCAGGAGCCCAGAGGTGTCCAAAGACTCCTCCAGCTCTCTTGACACCATCCAGGAATTCGCCAGATTAAACCCAGGTAGGGGGTGAATGTCAAGtgtatttccttgattcctcatgtcctctctccttttctcctcaaAATGCAGTAGAGGAGGAGATCTGAGTGGAGGAAGCTCAGATCTTCTGCTCCAATGTGCTTTGAGAAGGAGCCAAGGAGGGAGGCGTGAGGAATCAAGCTAGCTTGGCTAAGGCTCTGGGACGGCATGTAATCAAGCATCTCAGAATAGGAatactgatctgggatcaggtcccccctgtccatgtagTCTTATTTGTTGTGATCTATGAGCTAAGTCAGCACTCCAACTCTGAGACACTTGAAACATACGACCTTCAGGGCCGCAGAGCCCGCTGCTGTTTTTCCTTCCTGCTTTTTAATCAGAACCTGAGAACACCAGTctgggaaaccaggtgtgtggtcTGACTCACCCCTCTCCAGCCAATCAGTGACAGTTATTATAGCCCCTGCACAGTTGCTCACATGATAATGCTCACATGCTGTTTTCTTTTAATTCAATTTCTAATACCATAACCCTAATCCCAACCCTAGGAAAGTGTtgcacatcaatcaatcaatcagtcacatttctttatgaagcccttttttacGTCAGCAgaagtcacaaagtgcttatccagaaacccagcctaaaacccaaaagactaagcaatgcagatgtagaagcacgccTGGTATTGAGTTTCAGGTGGTAGATTGTTGATAGTGTGAGAGCGGCTATAGACAACCCATGAATAGGGTGCTATCCAAATGAAGTGGGACCTACTCCATAGATACAGATGTCAACAGTAACCATGTAGATGTATTCATGTGTCATATCATATGTGGCTACCTGATTAAATAATGGATAAATTCAAATATCTGTTGTGTTGTCCTCCTCCAGAGGTGGATGTGATCTGTCACATCCAGGCCACGTCTCCCTGCCTGCACCCCTTCCACCTGAAGGAGGCCCTGGAGATGATCACCAAGCAGGGCTTCACGTCCGTCTTCTCCGTGGTCCGACGACACCACTTCCGCTGGCAGGAGGTGAAGAAAGGAGGTACGGGACAGCCATGTGTTATGTTTAGGACCTCACACTTATTATCAGTtaactggagaggttccaacaaacttaatgttcaggtctgtcaggaggtGAAGAAAGGAGGTACGGGACAGCCATGTGTTATGTTTAGGACCTCACACTTATTATCAGTtaactggagaggttccaacaaacttaatgttcaggtctgtcaggaggtGAAGAAAGGAGGTACTGGACAGCCATGTGTTATGTTTAGGACCTCACACTTATTATCAGTtaactggagaggttccaacaaacttaatgttcaggtctgtcaggaggtGAAGAAAGGAGGTACGGGACAGCCATGTGTTATGTTTAGGACCTCACACTTATTATCAGTaaactggagaggttccaacaaacttaatgttcaggtctgtcaggaggtGAAGAAAGGAGGTACGGGACAGCCATGTGTTATGTTTAGGACCTCACACTTATTATCAGTtaactggagaggttccaacaaacttaatgttcaggtctgtcaggaggtGAAGAAAGGAGGTACGGGACAGCCATGTGTTATGTTTAGGACCTCACACTTATTATCAGTtaactggagaggttccaacaaacttaatGTTCAGGTCTGGCAGGAGGTGAAGAAAGGAGGTACGGGACAGCCATGTGTTATGTTTAGGACCTCACACTTATTATCAGTaaactggagaggttccaacaaacttaatgttcaggtctgtcaggaggtGAAGAAAGGAGGTACGGGACAGCCATTTGTTATGTTTAGGACCTCACACTTATTATCAGTtaactggagaggttccaacaaacttaatGTTCAGGTCTGTCAGGAGATCTGAAGGGTCAGTCCCTTCACTTGTCCTTTATACCGCGGCACAGACAAGTCTCCTCAGCATGACTAAGCAGACACAGATACAAGGAATGAGTATCAGggtgggagagtgagggaggttATTATCTTGTATCTAGTTCCTCTTCTGCTTGACTCACACCCTGTGAACAAACCATAAGCACATCGCAACTtaataacacaaaacaacaaTTCTCATTGTCAGACAGTTTACAGAACATGCCAACCTTGAGAAAGAACACAATGTGTAACATTTTCCACTACACTGTGCCTGAGGAAAAACTGTCCCTCACTTTATAAGTAGGGTCGGGAGTTTGTCCTGACCATGTGACCAGAGCCAGGAAAAACTCTATTGTGTGTTTGAAAACACCTACCCATCATATCTTGATGTAAGATGCTAATGCTCAATGATAATGGATTGTgttgataagagcgtctgctaaattactaacatGTTGTCACGCCcagaccttagagagacgttttatttctctaatttggttaggtcagggtgtgatgtggggtgggcattctatgttttgttttctatgtttctttatttctatgttttggccgggtatggttctcaatcagggacagctgtctattgttgtctctgattgggaatgatacttaggtagccctttttccctcctttcagtgtgggtagttaactttgttagaGGCATCGTAGCCCTGTAAGCGTCACAGTTGTTTTGTTGGttgacattttaaataaaaaaggAACATTTACGCCCACCACGCTGCACGTTGGTTCACTTCTTTCGacgatatgtacagttgaagtcggaagtttacatacacttaggttggagtcattaaaactcgttttttcaaccactccataaatttcttgttaataaactatagttttggcaagtcatttttccaacaattgtttacacacagagtgaattataagtgaaataatctttcacAATttcactgggtcagaagtttacatacactaagttgactgtgcctttaaacagcttgtaaaactccagaaaatgatgtcatggctttggaagcttctgataggctaattgacatcatttgagtcaattggaggtgaacctgtggatgtatttcaaggcctaccttcaaactcagtgcctctttgcttgacatcatgggaaaatctaaagaaatcagccatgacctcagaaaataagttgtagacctccacaagtctggttcatccttgggagcaatttccaaaatgcctgaaggtaccatgttcatctgtacaaacaatagtacgcaagtataaacaccatggaaccacgcagccatcataccgctcaggaaggagacgcgttctgtctcctagagatgaacgtactttggtgtgaaaagtataaatcaatcccagaacaacagcaaaggaccttgtgaagatgctggaggaaaccggtataaaagtatctatattcacagtaaaatgagtcctatatcaacataacctgtaaggccgctcagcaaggaagaagccactgctccaaaaccgccaaaagccagactatggtttgcaactgcacatggggacaaagctcgtattttttggagaaatgtcctccggtctgatgaaacaaaaatagaactgtttggccataatgaccatcgttatgtttggaggaaaaagggggaggcttacaagacgaagaacaccatcctaactgtgaagcacgggggtggcagcagcatgttgtgggggttgctttgctgcaggagggactggtgcacttcacaaaatagatggcatcatgaggtaggaaaattatgtgcagatcttgaagcaacatctcaagacgtcagtcaggaagttaaagcttggtcgtaaatgggtcttccaaatggacaatgaccccaagcatacttccaaagttgtggcaaaatggtttaaggacaacaaagtcaaggtattggagtggccaccacaaagccctgacctcaatcccatagaacatttgtggacagaactgaaaaagcatgtgtgagcaaggaggcctacaaacctgactcagttacaccagctctgtcaggaggaatgggccaaaattcacccaacttattgtgggaagcttgtggaaggctacccgaaacatttgacccaagttaaaccatttaaaggcaatgctaccagatactaattgagtgtatgtaaacttctgacccactgggaatgtgatgaaagaaattaaagctgaaataaataattctctctactattattctgatattattcacattttatttcacaaataaagtggtgatcctaactaacctaaaacagtgaatttttactaggattaaatgtcaggaattgtgaaaaactgagtttaaatgtatttggctgaggtttatgtaaacttccaacttcaactgtaaatatagtATCTTTCACAAGCACATTACATTGAAGTAACTCCATCCACCACTAATCACTGTGTATCACAATAGAGAGATGAGGGGTGTTTAGACAAATGAGTTTTTCTCCGGACCAGGAAGTAGTCTGGTTTCTAGTTATAACCTATAACATTGACTAtgtgttctctctcctgttcaggTAGTGTAGCCACCCAGCCTCTGAACTTAGACCCGTGTAACAGGCCCCGGAGACAGGACTGGGATGGAGAGCTGTGTGAGAACGGATCTTTCTACATTTATACCAGAGCGACGATAGAGAGAGGCCTGCAGGTAACAGGCACTATACCCCATCAGGGCCCATAGTTACAAAGCGTTTCAGGATaggagtgctggtctaggatcagttttctTTTTTCAATCATTATGAATACGTCTatatggacagggaggacctgatcctagatcagcagccctactctgagatgctttatgaatacaggccctgatgtGTATGTCTGTTGCTGGTGGTGAACCCTATTCACCTCAGGGGATCAATAACGTATTTATTCATTCAGCCTGACTAGAAACAACATACACACTGAGAGATGGACTGGTCTGTGATACTACTAGATATTCTATTGTCAACTGGTGTTTTGAATGCTAATAGAAATaccctttgtgttgttgtctttctCAGGGGGGGAAGTGGGCTTACTATGAGATGCTGCCAGAGTACAGTGTGGATATTGATGTGGATATCGACTGGCCCGTGGCAGAACAGAGAGTACTGAGGTAGTCTGAAATCACTGACCTAGAATTTCAAGTTCACTCTCTGTTGAAGTCATTCACTCcgaaccacctctctctctgtctgtctctgtctctctgtctgtctctctgtctgtctctatctctgtctctgtctctctgtctgtctctgtctctctgtctgtctctgtctctctctctgtctctctgtctgtctctgtctctctgtctgtctctgtctctctctctctgtctctgtctgtctctgtctctctgtctgtctctgtctctctctctctgtctctctgtctgtctctgtctctctgtctctctgtctctctctgtctctctcggtctctctgtctgtctctgtctgtctctgtctctctctctctgtctgtctctctgtctgtttctgtctctctttctctgaaagTGTTTATTTGAATGCACTTTAAATATAATTCGATTTTGTGGTAAAGCAACACAATGAATAATGCTGTAACACAGAGGAGTGGTTGTCCAAATGTtgtccctgtgtgtgttgttCCTGTCCAGGTTTGGTTACTTTGGCCTGGACAAGCCTGAGGTGGTGCGTCTGCTGCTGTGTAACGTCTCCGGCTGTCTGACTGACGGCCGCgtcctcatctctgtctctggAGAGGAGATGGTCTCAGTCAACACCAGAGATACTATGGGTATCCGcatgct
Coding sequences:
- the cmas gene encoding N-acylneuraminate cytidylyltransferase (The RefSeq protein has 4 substitutions compared to this genomic sequence), with protein sequence MAAAKKRTQSDIEDVRDRKAKVIKDSGEKRHIAALILARGGSKGIPLKNIKVLAGVPLIGWVLRAAVDSKQFDSVWVSTDHDDIEKVAKTWGAQVHRRSPEVSKDSSSSLDTIQEFARLNPEVDVICHIQATSPCLHPFHLKEALEMITKQGFTSVFSVVRRHHFRWQEVKKGGSVATQPLNLDPCNRPRRQDWDGELCENGSFYIYTRATIERGLQGGKWAYYEMLPEYSVDIDVDIDWPVAEQRVLRFGYFGLDKPEVVRLLLCNVSGCLTDGRVLISVSGEEMVSVNTRDTMGIRMLQREGVEVILISSSEDLLTKALADNLSQRTGCEVRQLGKDIQGEVIAMMDDKDLDWKEVAYMGNDAPDVDCLNLAGLSAVPRDAPVVAINAAKYSCHSAAGLGAVREFSEHILLLKKKAKSQMEQDRIHRNTF